A DNA window from Drosophila pseudoobscura strain MV-25-SWS-2005 chromosome 2, UCI_Dpse_MV25, whole genome shotgun sequence contains the following coding sequences:
- the LOC4801023 gene encoding uncharacterized protein, with the protein METDYQNYVESLSGVSSDDDDMSTVDSSDETSEEPTPSPALNTRTRNLGQMLYDRERSGFFSGTSRAGQKQQLPYDRVPNRLKLYLKDVIASSVMEGHIFMGLTACGQYMLSHRVTCNEGLNHYSFNMGYKYTLYFWIFQPYKKLRYFFTRRLFDDHVVDNIKTVSMTQWKNAGKQILVVHGAATEESEDSYITYVKVPKLGCLECKKLNDDGPYSFYNAHCLNCHLTVHTKYSSTETDPGFQPKINLLCPERILIISNGFMHMLRIDVDTPAVSTSSYLTQQSLVLPYPQQPQSQCFLLPRTLGPSEEDRASVVFTGSGSEAESGNEQSVVARIIADFSDIETEQTQRTGQSSNHNNNNNNNNEVPVNSICCSPRSYEKHVFTPNCSAAMGSSMTLPETTLPVAKQSTVNGESGQSRKRNQRIVTKSYRNGITTIDVQSTPSSTSMTDKSNAYEFSEDNEKYEKISTFRKRRLADKKYEFSEDNVENIIPFTKVRSAGRASAPNFSSSAGSSTARSFHRFSPTAHFFHNSPCASPSSSPHPSQTPPHLGFRSPPSSSNLMRSPSRAANSAAAAVAAQIYNQKSPPLSQATQQMLSYKPVGPLGALSPLQVSMAKRFEIGGSMSPNAGLSFLSPRRDEPRIVEMPVQGGVMPEKPVCTKKLRRRYVEEDDATSVITSEEDDCISPGYHTSLPMEVHGSCYSEMQMISHASYQRLRCSSVVITQHSFDLETFTYYVISLLCQKHHKIYNVFYDWAYEVISVCPLSQTVSCLLMAQFSARDQPYAPLTNCLHCTGRIDCMFHNRQYECRILFTWNMESGQWQVLDYGELREMHELFNPLKRLCKSRLTFAQMAKKMAKEMTESLNKLPDYASNLRVLNSDIKKSKSYICDLDNMVEFHLKRTPQGTL; encoded by the exons ATGGAGACTGATTATCAAAATTATGTCGAGTCATTGTCCGGTGTATCTTCAGATGACGATGATATGTCCACAGTGGACAGTTCGGACGAGACTTCAGAGGAGCCGACCCCCTCGCCAGCGCTCAACACGCGAACCCGAAACCTGGGCCAAATGCTGTACGACAGGGAG CGCTCTGGATTCTTCTCGGGCACATCACGTGCtggccaaaagcagcaacTTCCATATGACCGGGTGCCAAATAGATTAAAATTGTATCTCAAGGACGTAATAGCCAGCAGTGTCATGGAGGG ACACATATTCATGGGATTGACTGCCTGCGGCCAGTACATGCTCAGCCATCGGGTCACCTGTAACGAAGGACTTAATCACTACTCCTTCAACATGGGCTACAAGTACAC TCTTTACTTCTGGATCTTCCAGCCGTACAAAAAGCTGCGCTACTTCTTTACGCGACGCCTCTTTGATGATCATGTGGTGGACAACATTAAGACTGTCAGCATGACTCAGTGGAAGAATGCTGGGAAGCAAATCTTGGTTGTGCATGGCGCTGCCACGGAGGAGAGCGAAGATAGCTACATCACATATGTTAAAGTTCCTAAGCTTGGTTGTTTGGAGTGCAAAAAACTTAACGATGACGGTCCAT ATTCCTTCTACAACGCGCACTGCCTGAATTGCCATTTGACTGTGCATACCAAGTATTCTTCGACTGAAACGGATCCCGGATTCCAGCCAAAAATCAATCTGCTTTGCCCCGAGCGCATTCTGATAATTTCCAATGGATTTATGCACATGCTCCGCATCGATGTTGACACGCCGGCCGTGTCCACTAGCAGCTACTTAACTCAGCAAAGCCTCGTCCTGCCCTATCCCCAGCAGCCACAGTCGCAGTGCTTCCTCCTGCCACGCACTTTGGGGCCCAGCGAGGAGGATCGCGCCTCCGTAGTCTTTACAGGCTCCGGCTCGGAGGCTGAGTCGGGCAATGAGCAGAGTGTGGTGGCACGCATCATAGCCGACTTTAGTGATATCGAAACGGAGCAGACTCAGCGCACGGGCCAGTCCagtaatcataataataataataacaacaacaatgaggTGCCGGTCAACAGCATTTGCTGCTCGCCACGATCCTATGAGAAGCACGTTTTCACACCCAACTGTAGCGCTGCAATGGGGTCCAGCATGACGCTGCCGGAGACCACGTTGCCTGTAGCCAAGCAAAGCACAGTCAACGGAGAGTCGGGTCAATCGCGCAAACGTAATCAGCGGATAGTGACCAAGTCCTATCGCAACGGCATCACCACCATAGATGTGCAG AGTACTCCTAGTTCCACTTCCATGACGGACAAATCGAACGCCTATGAGTTTTCCGAGGATAATGAGAAGTACGAGAAGATTTCCACATTTCGTAAGCGTCGACTAGCCGACAAGAAGTACGAGTTTTCCGAGGACAACGTGGAGAATATCATACCATTCACCAAAGTGCGCTCGGCTGGTCGCGCCTCGGCACCAAATTTTagttcctccgccggcagctCTACGGCCCGCAGTTTTCATCGCTTCTCGCCCACGGCGCACTTCTTTCATAACTCGCCATGCGCCTCACCGTCCTCTTCGCCACATCCGTCACAAACACCACCGCATCTGGGCTTTCGATCGCCGCCATCCAGCTCGAACCTAATGCGCTCGCCCAGCCGCGCAGCTAAttcggctgcggctgctgtcgcAGCTCAAATCTACAACCAGAAGTCGCCGCCGCTCTCGCAGGCCACACAGCAGATGCTCAGCTACAAGCCTGTGGGACCCTTGGGGGCGCTCTCTCCGCTACAGGTGTCCATGGCCAAGCGTTTCGAGATTGGCGGCTCTATGTCGCCCAATGCAGGCCTGTCCTTTCTATCGCCCCGACGCGATGAACCCCGCATTGTGGAGATGCCTGTGCAGGGCGGAGTAATGCCAGAGAAGCCGGTATGCACCAAGAAGCTGAGACGCCGCTATGTGGAAGAGGACGATGCCACTTCAGTTATCACCAGCGAGGAGG ATGACTGCATATCGCCGGGATATCACACATCGCTGCCCATGGAAGTACACGGCTCGTGCTATTCggaaatgcaaatgatttCGCACGCCTCCTATCAGCGCCTGCGCTGCAGCAGTGTGGTAATCACCCAACACTCGTTCGATCTGGAGACCTTCACGTACTATGTGATTAGTTTGCTGTGCCAGAAGCACCACAAGATCTACAATGTGTTCTACGACTGGGCCTACGAGGTGATTAGCGTCTGCCCCCTGAGCCAGACGGTCAGCTGCCTGCTCATGGCCCAGTTCTCGGCACGAGATCAGCCCTAcgctccgctgacgaactgcCTGCACTGCACCGGCCGCATAGACTGTATGTTCCACAATCGCCAGTACGAGTGTCGCATACTGTTCACCTGGAACATGGAGAGCGGCCAGTGGCAGGTCCTGGACTACGGCGAACTTCGGGAAATGCACGAGCTCTTCAATCCACTGAAGCGTCTGTGCAAGTCGCGCCTGACCTTTGCCCAAATGGCCAAGAAGATGGCCAAGGAGATGACGGAGAGCTTGAACAAGCTCCCCGACTATGCCTCCAATCTACGTGTGCTCAACTCTGATATTAAGAAGTCAAAATCGTATATCTGCGATCTCGACAACATGGTGGAGTTTCACCTGAAACGCACACCCCAAGGGACGCTCTGA
- the LOC117183192 gene encoding probable G-protein coupled receptor Mth-like 11, whose amino-acid sequence MAIGVRTNDIPDCDFFDTVNITSGFKAENGSYRYKNLTVPARLTGDYDYVIQYDGDRISVPKHIRGCVCKLRTCIRFCCPMIKRMKSFGCSKKENSLSYDMTLDIMQDDGSIASKHILTEMFVQEDLPLPCKTHYALDRESSSEDQWTLFEDGKLLRHYDKKNLSKQEYCLQPRKAKNITYYDYTIAPYSCVVEPSMVMGYVKSASIICMVITIAVYFWLPRFHSLHGKCCNLYFICLAATFLLNVISMSDLFRPRSLLCQINGYAGYFAVMATFLWLSVISFDLWRRFALRRFHEFNRNSRSSFLNYNIIVWSTAAVLTVGILMIDLFTKFNSANPRTPGVGEYTCWIYTEGWSAMYYFYSPLIMLILLNGTMFALTSRYIYVENKKNQQVLNQNERQRKSTNKANYRVYLRLFIIMGGSWCLEIMAFICYMEKVFEEFTTAADLINCSQGMIIFLATFCNCDILRSIHYRIQNRYSTATDSTGSSRNPDSDKFGNSERN is encoded by the exons ATGGCCATTGGTGTGCGGACTAACGACATCCCCGATTGCGACTTTTTCGATACGGTCAATATAACGAGCGGCTTCAAGGCAGAAAATGGATCTTATAGATACAAGAATCTCACAGTTCCTGCGAGACTCACTGGAGATTACGACTATGTGATCCAGTACGACGGGGATAGGATATCCGTGCCCAAGCACATCCGAGGATGTGTGTGCAAGTTGAGGACCTGCATTCGATTCTGTTGTCCGATGATAAAGCGGATGAAAAGTTTCGGGTGTTCCAAGAAAGAGAACTCACTATCCTACGACATGACGCTGGATATAATGCAAGATGATGGATCGATAGCGAGTAAACATATTTTGACAGAGATGTTTGTGCAGGAAGACCTACCTCTGCCATGTAAGACTCATTATGCACTTGACAGAGAATCGTCCTCTGAAGATCAGTGGACCCTGTTCGAG gatggaaaacttttgcggcATTACGACAAGAAGAACCTTTCCAAGCAGGAGTATTGCCTGCAGCCGCGAAAGGCGAAGAACATAACATACTACGATTATACCATCGCTCCCTACAGCTGCGTTGTGGAGCCTTCCATGGTCATGGGCTACG TCAAGTCGGCTTCCATAATATGCATGGTAATTACCATTGCCGTGTACTTTTGGCTGCCCAGATTCCATTCGTTGCATGGAAAGTGCTGCAATCTGTACTTCatctgcttggcagccacctTCCTGCTGAATGTCATCAGTATGTCTGATCTATTTCGCCCTCGTTCATTGTTGTGTCAAATTAATG GATACGCTGGGTATTTCGCTGTAATGGCCACGTTTCTCTGGCTGTCGGTGATAAGCTTCGACTTGTGGAGACGATTCGCGCTGCGCCGGTTTCACGAGTTTAACAGGAACAGCCGGAGTAGCTTCCTCAACTATAACATCATCGTTTGGAGCACGGCTGCCGTGCTCACTGTGGGGATATTAATGATTGATCTTTTCACCAAGTTCAATTCGGCGAACCCCCGCACACCCGGTGTGGGAGAGTACACATGCTGGATCTATA cGGAAGGATGGTCGGCCATGTACTATTTTTATTCGCCGCTCATAATGTTGATACTTCTCAACGGGACGATGTTTGCATTGACAAGCAGATACATTTATGTGGAGAACAAGAAGAATCAGCAGGTGCTTAACCAAAACGAACGTCAACGAAAGTCCACCAACAAAGCCAA CTACCGCGTGTATCTGCGTTTGTTCATCATAATGGGCGGCAGTTGGTGTCTGGAGATCATGGCATTTATTTGTTATATGGAGAAGGTTTTTGAGGAATTCACTACAGCCGCTGACCTGATCAACTGCAGTCAGGGCATGATCATATTCCTGGCCACATTCTGCAACTGCGACATACTCCGGTCAATCCATTACCG CATCCAAAACAGGTACAGTACAGCAACGGACTCTACCGGCAGCAGTCGGAATCCGGATTCAGACAAGTTTGGTAATAGCGAAAGGAATTAA